The Desmonostoc muscorum LEGE 12446 genome includes a region encoding these proteins:
- a CDS encoding IS701 family transposase — protein sequence MKETTPAAMPPCFERWCQRFDDVFTHKAQKREFRHYVGGLLGESERKNLFQIAENAVGVTYHRLHHFLTEAPWSSSQVNERRLEIINKCSQTRISRGFSLIIDDSGHRKSGNFTDGVGRQYIGEIGKTENGIVVVTTHLYDGRKSLPLDIELYQHADSLPEGKQDSEFEKKPELAIKLIDQTLNRGYQPGIVIVDAGYGNNTSFLLKLENRQLKYLGGLAKNRKVILNLEDNIQQTIRLDELAQCLPKEAFTETKLNLDKAKTLWVVTKEVEITGLSGKRNIAIVMNAATFTDATDIDYFITNFSSSIITPQWIVDTYSSRNWVEVFYREAKGWLGLKEYQVRDKRSLLRHFILVFCAYTFILWHKLTGGLRRRWANKPLNTFTEALEAFRTAMSYRFFDWLTLNRDVFAAYKASLGFIWA from the coding sequence ATGAAAGAAACTACCCCCGCAGCCATGCCTCCATGCTTTGAAAGATGGTGTCAGCGATTTGATGATGTGTTTACTCATAAGGCTCAAAAAAGAGAGTTTAGACACTATGTAGGGGGATTATTGGGTGAAAGTGAGAGAAAAAACTTATTTCAGATAGCAGAGAATGCTGTAGGGGTGACTTACCACCGATTACATCACTTTTTAACCGAAGCACCTTGGTCTAGTTCCCAAGTTAACGAACGGCGCTTAGAGATCATAAATAAATGTAGTCAGACAAGAATCAGTAGAGGTTTTAGCCTCATAATTGATGATTCTGGACATAGAAAAAGCGGTAATTTTACGGATGGAGTAGGAAGACAGTATATCGGAGAAATTGGCAAAACAGAGAATGGGATAGTAGTAGTAACAACACATTTATATGATGGACGAAAAAGCTTACCGTTAGATATAGAGCTATATCAGCACGCTGATTCATTACCTGAAGGGAAACAAGACTCAGAATTTGAGAAGAAACCGGAATTAGCAATTAAATTAATAGACCAGACTTTAAACCGTGGCTATCAGCCAGGAATAGTAATTGTAGATGCTGGCTACGGCAACAACACATCCTTTTTATTAAAGTTAGAAAATCGTCAATTAAAGTATTTAGGAGGATTAGCTAAAAATCGCAAAGTAATTCTCAATCTGGAAGATAATATTCAACAAACAATTAGGCTAGATGAATTAGCACAATGCCTACCTAAAGAGGCTTTTACAGAAACTAAACTCAACTTAGATAAAGCCAAAACATTATGGGTAGTAACTAAAGAAGTAGAAATAACAGGTCTAAGTGGAAAGCGAAATATTGCTATCGTCATGAACGCTGCGACTTTCACGGATGCCACTGATATTGACTATTTCATCACTAATTTTTCTTCATCAATTATTACACCACAATGGATAGTTGACACTTACAGTTCCAGAAATTGGGTAGAAGTTTTTTATCGAGAGGCTAAGGGTTGGTTAGGGCTAAAAGAATATCAAGTCCGAGATAAAAGAAGTCTACTTCGACATTTTATCTTAGTTTTTTGTGCATATACTTTTATTCTTTGGCATAAGTTGACTGGGGGATTAAGACGAAGGTGGGCTAACAAACCTTTGAATACTTTTACTGAAGCTTTAGAAGCGTTTAGAACAGCTATGTCTTATCGATTTTTTGATTGGTTGACTCTCAACCGTGACGTATTTGCTGCTTACAAAGCTAGTTTGGGCTTTATTTGGGCTTAA